A region of Pontiella agarivorans DNA encodes the following proteins:
- a CDS encoding efflux RND transporter permease subunit, whose protein sequence is MLVKFSLKNSFAVLAGVLALAFLGWAVYPKIPTDILPSFKKPVVATYYSYPGLPTLDMEKSVSARVERVLTMAGKRDTIEARIMPGACIIKVTFQAGADPSAAMNDVVNIEMSDLHHLPPGIEVPFTMSGEPANLPVVLAAIGGEGLTETDLYKIGYYAVRNKMGGIKGVQIPHPFGGKFRQMMIYIDPDKLAAHHLEPLDVVNALEKANLVLGGGTMQLGGLEYQVHPVNTLPGTADIDNVPVAVRDGQTIFIKDIGYAQDDAAIQYNVVRVNGKRSVYCPLLREPGENTVQVVDRIRDGLAEKIPAMKKSGDIPESTEITLVSDQSTYIRQAMAGLQKQIMIGALLVVLIVILFLRRFRPSLAILLMLPLSLLAGILGFYFTGETLNVMTIGGLALAVGTVVDAGIVVVENIIRHRQLGKNPVDAARDGAEEVSMPILAGVVTTLAVFIPALFLTGMIKFMFQPLALAAVLTIAASYVIAMTVCPTFCARFPTRAGKTPNLEHNLEERIGEPKGFYQNILAKSMKVRWLTILVIGGLSAACFLLTPMLGRELFPDVDAGSFEIRMKTAPGTQLGNTEKVVEQVEQLIQSIIPEDEIKSVIANIGMPIGKGAGFSTVLSSNSGADTAFLIVNLTDQGRKTSTMEYVKQLRVALAEQLPKEKFLFVTGGMINAALNEGVATPIDIQVSSGSLEACRVAAEKVERAVKTVPGAVDVQIAQSLDYPQLDIKVDRAKAALVGLTQEDVAKNVLTAYGSSVGMAPMIWVDPSTGVDFYIGVQFADNRVESLDELRNIPLRIETPNGPSTVPLSSVAEISRVNIPGEIAHYNMSRINDIYVNVEDRDLGSVVKDIEEVLAGITLDEGVSVDLRGPVQTMRTGAASLGFGLLAAIVLVFLVLMAQFRSFSEPLIIMLAVPLALSGVVIALFVTNTNINIQSLMGALMLVGVVVNNSILLVEFANKQMERGHNAFEAAYEAACVRLRPILMTSLTMVASMLPFAFNFSVGNEAMVPLARAMIGGMIASTILTLFLVPCVYTLAKRHQPKHI, encoded by the coding sequence ATGCTTGTAAAATTTTCCCTTAAAAACTCATTTGCCGTTTTAGCCGGCGTGCTGGCCCTGGCCTTCCTCGGCTGGGCGGTCTACCCGAAAATTCCGACCGATATTCTCCCCAGCTTCAAAAAACCGGTCGTGGCGACCTACTATTCTTATCCCGGGCTGCCCACGCTCGATATGGAAAAATCGGTTTCGGCCCGCGTCGAACGCGTACTGACTATGGCGGGCAAACGCGACACCATTGAAGCCCGGATCATGCCCGGAGCCTGCATCATCAAAGTCACCTTCCAGGCCGGTGCCGACCCTTCGGCCGCCATGAACGATGTCGTGAACATTGAAATGAGCGACCTCCACCACCTGCCGCCCGGCATTGAGGTTCCTTTCACAATGAGTGGCGAACCGGCCAACCTGCCGGTCGTGCTCGCGGCCATCGGCGGAGAAGGACTGACTGAAACCGATCTCTATAAAATTGGCTACTACGCCGTCCGCAACAAGATGGGCGGAATTAAAGGCGTTCAGATCCCCCACCCGTTCGGCGGAAAATTCCGCCAGATGATGATTTACATCGATCCGGATAAACTGGCTGCACACCACCTCGAACCACTCGATGTCGTGAACGCGCTGGAAAAAGCCAATCTGGTGCTCGGTGGCGGAACCATGCAACTGGGCGGACTTGAATATCAGGTTCATCCGGTCAACACCCTGCCCGGAACAGCCGACATCGACAATGTGCCCGTCGCCGTCCGCGATGGTCAAACGATCTTCATTAAAGACATCGGCTATGCCCAGGACGATGCCGCCATTCAATACAATGTGGTCCGCGTGAATGGTAAGCGCTCGGTCTATTGCCCGCTTCTCCGCGAACCCGGCGAAAACACCGTGCAGGTGGTTGATCGCATCCGCGACGGCCTCGCCGAAAAAATCCCCGCCATGAAAAAGAGCGGCGATATCCCGGAATCCACCGAAATTACTCTCGTCAGCGACCAGTCCACCTATATTCGCCAAGCCATGGCCGGCCTGCAGAAACAAATTATGATCGGAGCGCTTCTCGTGGTCCTCATCGTGATTCTTTTCCTGCGCCGATTCCGGCCGTCGCTTGCCATCCTGCTGATGCTGCCGCTCTCGCTGCTTGCCGGTATCCTCGGCTTTTATTTCACCGGCGAAACCCTCAACGTCATGACCATCGGCGGGCTGGCCCTCGCGGTCGGCACCGTGGTGGACGCCGGCATTGTGGTGGTGGAAAATATTATCCGTCACCGTCAACTGGGGAAAAATCCCGTCGATGCGGCGCGCGATGGAGCTGAAGAAGTCTCGATGCCGATTCTGGCTGGTGTTGTGACCACGCTGGCGGTATTTATCCCGGCCTTATTCCTCACTGGAATGATCAAGTTTATGTTCCAGCCGCTGGCGTTGGCCGCCGTGCTGACTATTGCGGCATCCTATGTGATTGCCATGACGGTCTGCCCGACCTTCTGCGCGCGCTTCCCCACCCGCGCCGGCAAAACACCCAACCTTGAACATAACCTTGAAGAACGTATAGGCGAACCGAAAGGCTTCTACCAAAACATCCTCGCCAAAAGCATGAAAGTCCGCTGGTTGACAATCCTCGTGATCGGTGGTCTATCGGCGGCCTGCTTCCTGCTCACGCCCATGCTCGGCAGGGAACTCTTCCCCGATGTGGATGCAGGCTCCTTTGAGATCCGTATGAAAACTGCTCCGGGTACCCAGCTTGGTAACACTGAAAAAGTGGTCGAACAGGTGGAACAGCTGATCCAGAGCATTATCCCCGAAGATGAAATTAAATCGGTGATCGCCAACATCGGAATGCCCATTGGTAAAGGGGCAGGATTTTCAACCGTGCTCAGCTCCAACTCCGGCGCAGACACCGCTTTTCTGATTGTCAACCTGACTGATCAGGGCCGTAAAACAAGCACTATGGAATATGTTAAACAACTGCGCGTTGCATTGGCGGAACAACTGCCAAAAGAAAAATTCCTGTTTGTTACCGGCGGCATGATTAACGCAGCCCTCAATGAAGGGGTGGCAACCCCCATCGACATTCAGGTTTCCTCCGGATCGCTCGAAGCCTGCCGCGTTGCAGCGGAAAAGGTGGAACGTGCGGTCAAGACGGTTCCCGGCGCTGTTGATGTTCAGATTGCGCAGTCGCTGGATTATCCACAGCTCGACATCAAAGTCGACCGCGCCAAAGCCGCCCTCGTTGGACTGACACAGGAAGACGTGGCCAAAAATGTACTAACCGCCTACGGGTCGAGTGTCGGAATGGCCCCCATGATCTGGGTTGATCCGAGCACTGGCGTCGATTTTTATATCGGCGTTCAGTTTGCCGACAACCGCGTGGAATCGCTCGACGAACTGCGGAATATTCCGCTACGAATCGAAACCCCGAACGGCCCGAGCACCGTCCCGCTTTCAAGTGTAGCGGAAATCAGCCGTGTGAATATTCCCGGCGAAATTGCCCACTACAATATGTCGCGAATAAACGACATCTACGTGAATGTTGAAGATCGCGATCTCGGTTCCGTGGTGAAAGATATTGAAGAAGTGCTCGCCGGAATCACCTTAGACGAAGGCGTGAGTGTTGACCTGCGCGGCCCCGTGCAGACCATGCGTACAGGTGCGGCATCACTCGGCTTCGGATTACTGGCCGCCATCGTGCTGGTATTCCTCGTGCTGATGGCTCAGTTCCGCTCGTTCTCTGAACCGCTGATCATTATGCTCGCCGTTCCGCTGGCCTTGTCCGGTGTGGTGATTGCGCTCTTTGTGACCAATACCAACATTAACATCCAGTCGCTGATGGGTGCCCTCATGCTGGTTGGCGTGGTGGTGAACAACTCGATTCTGCTGGTCGAATTTGCCAACAAACAGATGGAGCGCGGGCATAATGCCTTCGAAGCGGCCTATGAAGCGGCCTGCGTTCGTCTGCGTCCGATTCTGATGACCTCGCTGACGATGGTGGCTTCCATGCTGCCGTTTGCCTTCAACTTCTCGGTCGGCAACGAAGCCATGGTACCGCTGGCGCGGGCGATGATCGGCGGCATGATTGCCTCCACCATCCTGACGCTGTTTCTCGTACCCTGCGTCTACACACTGGCCAAACGTCATCAGCCCAAACACATCTAA
- a CDS encoding efflux RND transporter periplasmic adaptor subunit, which translates to MKKQLILTAGLLTAALTNAAAPVELVPVQKKDLSITTTQPVSLEAFHSADLGTRVTGYVREVLVDIGSPVKKGQPMVRIDAPELVAAAAVLQAEIRNREAAVAAAESENRRVQDLAAKGSITEKAAQEAQFRFDQAVAAKAVTEAKLAEAEQILQYTEIPAPFDGIVSTRNVDPGDLVAADSGHVLLEVASVTPLRAVTYIPEREAVWLNNGDRVGLTFDAYPGQTFSAKITRSAGVLDGKTRRMRTEIDLDNQQGLLYPGMYGKVTVELEYRRDALILPAGSVRLNDGAPHVYAVENEKIKRIPVTTGSDTGTEIEILSGLTGTEQIVANSLGRLRDGDAVSVKARK; encoded by the coding sequence ATGAAAAAACAGCTGATTCTAACCGCCGGTCTGCTGACCGCTGCTCTGACAAACGCCGCCGCCCCCGTGGAGCTGGTTCCCGTTCAGAAAAAGGATCTGAGCATCACCACCACCCAGCCGGTGAGCCTGGAAGCCTTTCATTCCGCCGATCTCGGCACACGGGTCACCGGATATGTCCGGGAAGTGCTCGTTGATATCGGCTCACCCGTTAAAAAAGGACAGCCCATGGTTCGCATCGACGCCCCCGAACTGGTGGCTGCAGCAGCTGTGTTGCAGGCGGAAATCCGGAACCGGGAAGCCGCCGTGGCTGCTGCCGAATCCGAAAACCGCCGGGTTCAGGATCTCGCCGCTAAGGGCTCAATCACCGAAAAAGCGGCACAGGAAGCACAATTCCGCTTTGATCAGGCGGTCGCCGCAAAAGCGGTCACCGAAGCTAAACTGGCCGAAGCCGAACAGATACTGCAATACACGGAGATTCCCGCCCCCTTCGACGGAATTGTTTCAACCCGCAATGTGGATCCCGGCGATCTCGTAGCGGCCGATTCAGGCCACGTGCTGCTTGAAGTGGCATCGGTTACCCCGTTGAGAGCCGTCACCTATATCCCGGAACGGGAAGCCGTCTGGCTGAACAACGGCGACCGCGTGGGGCTGACCTTCGATGCCTATCCCGGCCAGACCTTCTCCGCAAAAATCACCCGGTCAGCGGGCGTGCTTGATGGAAAAACCCGACGTATGCGTACTGAAATTGATCTCGATAACCAACAGGGGCTGCTCTACCCCGGCATGTACGGAAAAGTGACCGTTGAACTCGAATACCGCCGCGATGCCCTCATCCTGCCCGCCGGTTCGGTCCGCCTGAACGACGGTGCCCCGCACGTTTACGCCGTTGAAAATGAAAAAATAAAACGGATTCCGGTAACCACCGGTTCCGACACCGGCACCGAAATTGAAATCCTTTCCGGCCTGACCGGCACCGAACAGATTGTCGCCAACAGCCTCGGCCGCCTGCGTGACGGCGACGCCGTATCCGTTAAAGCCCGTAAGTAA
- a CDS encoding sensor histidine kinase encodes MKFRKSPLRIRYFRKLILLLLSSYLIFFVILCIVEFRKAVFDPSRFNEAAHEVVVFFLVGLASMPITAFIAWRLTRQLLQPLQEMVQTAEEISGGQFSKRISLNNTYDELDQLATGFNLAFDRYETTLERLRRFSGDAAHQLRTPLAAVRSTGETALMSARTPQEYARSIEQMLEDLRQLTGMVSQLLQLARLNAGTLRKSFVSFLLADPITRVIDQFSPLAEAGKISIHHQLDTGFKLKGIPELIEQVIANLLDNAIRHVPVNGEIIVSQSGGILTIENTGPAIAEELLPYIFEEFRSSSGQNGLGLAIVKEIIELHNGSIKARNRAQGGVRFDIRLP; translated from the coding sequence ATGAAATTCCGGAAATCCCCCCTGCGGATCCGCTATTTTCGCAAACTGATTCTTCTGCTGCTGAGCTCCTATCTTATTTTTTTTGTTATTCTATGCATCGTGGAATTCCGCAAAGCGGTTTTTGATCCATCCCGATTCAACGAAGCCGCTCACGAAGTGGTGGTTTTCTTTTTGGTCGGCCTGGCGTCCATGCCGATTACTGCATTTATTGCCTGGCGCTTGACCCGACAGCTCCTACAGCCCCTCCAGGAGATGGTGCAGACCGCGGAAGAGATCAGCGGCGGGCAGTTTTCAAAACGCATCTCATTGAACAACACCTACGATGAGCTCGACCAGCTTGCCACCGGATTCAACCTCGCTTTTGACCGATACGAAACCACACTGGAACGGCTTCGACGCTTCAGCGGTGATGCCGCCCACCAGCTGCGGACCCCACTGGCTGCCGTGCGCAGTACCGGTGAAACGGCCCTGATGTCAGCCCGGACTCCGCAGGAGTATGCCCGTTCCATTGAACAGATGCTCGAAGACCTTCGCCAACTTACCGGCATGGTCAGCCAGCTCCTTCAACTGGCACGCCTGAACGCCGGTACGCTACGGAAATCATTCGTCTCTTTTCTGCTTGCGGATCCCATCACCCGCGTTATCGATCAGTTTTCACCGCTGGCCGAAGCCGGAAAAATTTCCATTCATCACCAGCTGGACACCGGTTTCAAACTGAAGGGTATCCCGGAACTGATCGAACAGGTCATCGCCAATCTGCTGGATAACGCCATCCGCCATGTCCCCGTAAACGGCGAAATCATCGTTTCACAGTCCGGCGGAATTCTCACCATTGAAAATACCGGTCCCGCTATAGCAGAAGAACTCCTTCCCTATATTTTTGAAGAATTCAGAAGCAGTTCCGGCCAGAACGGCCTCGGACTGGCCATCGTGAAGGAAATCATTGAACTGCACAACGGAAGCATAAAAGCCCGCAATCGCGCCCAAGGCGGAGTCCGATTTGACATCCGACTACCTTAA
- a CDS encoding response regulator transcription factor — MHLLIAEDSQRISATLAKGLRESEYDVTVVGKGSDALTCFNNRKPDLILLDLGLPDMDGLDVLNRIRETDPILPVILITARDKIDDRVRGLDAGADDYLVKPFAFAELQARIRALLRRGKKPADTTIKIADLEIDPVRRKVDRAGCSIELTPREFDILYFLASRTGEPVPREMLAREVLQTASHSVSYDNIIDVHISNLRKKIDTGAPVKLLHTLRGIGFTLEERS, encoded by the coding sequence ATGCATTTACTCATCGCAGAAGACAGCCAACGGATTTCCGCCACCCTCGCCAAAGGGCTGCGCGAATCGGAATATGACGTGACCGTGGTCGGAAAAGGGAGTGATGCCCTGACCTGTTTCAACAATCGCAAACCTGATCTGATTCTGCTGGATCTCGGCCTGCCGGATATGGATGGGCTCGATGTGTTGAACCGGATCCGCGAAACCGATCCCATTCTGCCGGTCATCCTCATTACCGCACGTGATAAAATTGATGATCGTGTTCGGGGACTCGATGCCGGGGCCGATGATTATCTCGTAAAACCCTTCGCGTTTGCGGAACTTCAGGCACGTATTCGCGCCCTGCTGCGCCGAGGGAAGAAACCGGCCGATACCACCATAAAGATTGCCGACCTGGAAATTGATCCGGTCAGGCGGAAGGTTGACCGCGCCGGCTGCAGCATTGAACTCACTCCCCGCGAATTCGATATCCTCTATTTTCTCGCCAGCCGTACCGGCGAACCGGTTCCCCGCGAAATGCTGGCCCGCGAAGTCCTGCAAACCGCCTCACACTCGGTTTCATACGACAACATTATTGATGTGCATATTTCCAATCTCCGGAAAAAGATCGATACCGGTGCACCGGTTAAACTGCTGCACACCCTCCGCGGTATCGGCTTTACCTTGGAGGAACGCTCATGA
- a CDS encoding porin → MSKSPHKPSFLKTVTFLLLSGMVSAQAARTADNFPLYTLAGTFDPVLITGRLQADGISFHEGADRLDDLFWRRFRMGAKTDFKHGLNVKTELDFNLNQADSGDWQKFYRRITDAYIRWKPIDSLQLTLGKQAVNFTLDGATSTTKLLTPERSAVANNIWFAARFFTGASVGGRTDRFFYTAGGYSASGEAEFSHFDAGYFGLFSLGYRTGKNSSVRVDYVYNSPDYATAYKNFSGQQDVGSADHRQVLSLVLKQMLSEKWGIQADLAASEGIHDSEYSIDQSDLLGLEIMPFYNLTESLQLVLQYAAVAALNGNPDVVMPPWASANADRQKVEQTHNLLCGFNWFIYGHRLKWQNAVEYNYGENVAGAADDYSGYGVSSALRISW, encoded by the coding sequence ATGTCGAAATCCCCTCATAAACCATCCTTTCTGAAAACCGTTACATTCCTGCTGCTGTCGGGCATGGTCAGCGCACAGGCTGCCCGTACCGCAGATAATTTTCCGCTCTACACGCTCGCCGGAACCTTTGACCCCGTCCTCATCACCGGTCGTCTGCAGGCCGACGGCATCTCATTTCATGAAGGCGCTGACCGTCTGGACGACCTGTTCTGGCGGCGCTTCCGAATGGGTGCAAAAACCGATTTTAAACACGGACTGAATGTAAAGACGGAGCTGGATTTCAACCTCAATCAGGCCGACTCCGGCGACTGGCAGAAGTTCTACCGCCGCATCACCGATGCCTATATCCGCTGGAAACCCATCGATTCCCTGCAGCTGACCCTGGGCAAACAGGCCGTGAATTTCACGCTGGACGGCGCGACCTCCACCACCAAACTGCTCACCCCCGAACGCAGCGCTGTGGCCAATAATATCTGGTTTGCCGCCCGCTTTTTCACCGGGGCATCCGTCGGCGGCCGAACCGACCGTTTTTTCTATACAGCCGGTGGATATTCTGCCAGCGGTGAAGCGGAGTTCAGCCATTTCGATGCCGGTTATTTCGGCCTCTTTTCCCTCGGATACCGGACCGGAAAAAACAGCTCCGTTCGGGTGGACTACGTCTATAATTCGCCGGATTACGCAACCGCATATAAAAACTTTTCCGGTCAGCAGGACGTCGGTTCCGCAGATCACCGACAGGTCCTCTCTTTGGTACTTAAACAAATGCTTTCGGAAAAATGGGGAATCCAGGCCGATCTGGCCGCCTCTGAAGGCATTCACGATTCCGAATATTCGATTGACCAAAGCGATCTGCTCGGACTCGAAATTATGCCCTTTTACAACCTGACCGAATCCCTCCAGCTTGTATTACAGTATGCCGCCGTCGCTGCCCTGAACGGCAACCCCGATGTGGTCATGCCCCCCTGGGCCTCTGCCAACGCCGACCGGCAGAAAGTTGAACAAACGCATAACCTGCTGTGCGGATTCAACTGGTTTATCTACGGGCACCGCCTCAAGTGGCAGAATGCGGTTGAATACAATTACGGTGAAAACGTCGCCGGTGCGGCGGACGACTATTCCGGTTATGGTGTAAGCTCCGCCCTCCGCATCAGCTGGTAA
- a CDS encoding porin yields the protein MKKERIQGMIALLVLTALTAVAKESSVYDEIWGTAAYENDEAAVLQKLAFVGRLQGDAYSFGGDSKHNEDLIWRRLRLGLKTQLFQDWLIHIEGDFDLNEIENWDAFNNRLTDSYIGWAPSAKVKMKVGKQSAGFTLDGATSSKKLIAPERSIVAGNLWFGTEYFTGSAVYGEVGNGSYKAGAYSSSGESGFGHFESGYFTLLSGGIKVGANSTLRLDYVFNDTDYDSRRGYGTSKLNHIAALVYKTQLNEKLGLWADIAGGIGNSDEGMSDLLGVDIMPFYNFTENLQLVLQYAGVTSLEGDVDVNMARYASRNVNRDKVETAHNLLLGFNWYLYGHKLKWQNAVEYNYGKNRAGSGDDYNGYGLTSALRISW from the coding sequence ATGAAAAAAGAGCGTATACAGGGAATGATCGCATTACTGGTGCTGACCGCGCTGACTGCAGTTGCCAAGGAGAGTTCAGTCTACGATGAAATCTGGGGCACAGCGGCTTATGAGAATGACGAGGCTGCCGTACTGCAGAAGCTTGCCTTTGTCGGCCGCCTGCAGGGCGATGCCTACTCATTCGGCGGGGACAGTAAACACAACGAAGACCTGATATGGCGTCGTCTTCGCCTCGGCCTCAAAACCCAGCTTTTTCAGGACTGGCTGATTCATATTGAAGGCGATTTCGATTTGAATGAAATCGAAAACTGGGATGCCTTCAACAACCGCCTAACGGATTCGTACATCGGCTGGGCTCCGTCTGCAAAAGTAAAAATGAAGGTGGGTAAACAGTCTGCCGGCTTCACCCTCGACGGGGCCACCTCGTCCAAAAAACTGATCGCTCCCGAACGCAGTATTGTGGCCGGAAACCTCTGGTTCGGCACGGAATATTTCACCGGTTCAGCAGTCTACGGGGAGGTTGGAAACGGGTCCTATAAAGCCGGCGCATATTCTTCGAGCGGCGAATCCGGTTTCGGGCACTTTGAAAGCGGATACTTCACCCTGCTTTCCGGCGGAATCAAGGTCGGAGCAAACAGTACGCTGCGCCTGGACTATGTGTTCAATGACACCGACTACGATAGCCGTCGCGGATACGGCACCAGCAAACTTAACCACATTGCAGCACTGGTCTACAAAACCCAGCTCAATGAAAAACTCGGTCTCTGGGCCGACATCGCCGGCGGCATCGGCAATTCCGACGAGGGCATGAGCGATCTGCTCGGCGTCGACATCATGCCCTTTTACAATTTCACAGAAAACCTGCAGCTCGTTCTGCAGTATGCCGGCGTGACCAGTCTCGAGGGTGATGTGGATGTCAATATGGCCCGCTATGCCTCCCGTAACGTCAACCGGGATAAAGTGGAAACCGCTCACAATCTCCTGCTCGGCTTCAACTGGTACCTCTATGGCCATAAGCTGAAGTGGCAGAATGCCGTAGAGTATAACTATGGGAAAAACCGCGCCGGATCCGGCGACGACTACAACGGGTACGGATTGACCTCCGCGTTGCGCATCAGCTGGTAA
- a CDS encoding Na/Pi cotransporter family protein produces MNIDFILKIVFPVIGGLGIFLLGMKHMSEGLQAVSGDRLRKMISAVTNNRIMGVATGILVTCLVQSSSVTTVMVVGFVNSAIMNLMQAIGVILGANIGTTITGWILVLKIGKYGLPILGIAAFFFLFSKNQRVRYIGMTLMGIGMVFFGLELMKNGFKPIKTLPEFEAWFHAFQATSYLGIIKCAMVGMILTMIVQSSSATLGITIGLAATGVIEFRTAAALVMGENIGTTVTALLASIGTTTNAKRAAYAHFFFNVIGTAWFIALFPVAIGSLSHLIAVKTGFDPTTVTLTELANTLFPDGDIQAIIADANLADPLTDSGKAVAGRFDQLVTAGIALTHTTFNVANVLIFLPLIGFLAKFVTKLAPEKDTKEAAHLTYLDVRMLDTPSLGIVQSQGQLNFMADSVEGMMTKLRTCLDNGTTEKLERKIFEREEILDNVQKEIFLFLSNMVSGQVPMEVTNTANKQMRLADEYESLSDYSTNVLKGLKKLKAGNLDLEGSAKEKLLILHDRVAAYIIKVDKFMKDDNPDVLTWASTEGTAISKLMKEIRAEHIDRLQKEEASPYFSLAYTDILNFYRRMKDHALNIAEVVNSET; encoded by the coding sequence ATGAATATCGATTTCATTTTGAAGATTGTCTTTCCGGTGATCGGAGGACTGGGGATTTTTCTGCTGGGCATGAAACACATGTCGGAAGGACTTCAGGCGGTTTCCGGCGACCGTCTGCGCAAAATGATCAGCGCGGTCACCAACAACCGCATCATGGGTGTCGCCACCGGTATTCTGGTCACCTGCCTGGTGCAGTCCAGCTCGGTCACCACCGTCATGGTTGTCGGCTTCGTGAACTCCGCCATCATGAACCTGATGCAGGCCATCGGGGTCATTCTCGGGGCCAACATCGGCACCACCATCACCGGCTGGATTCTGGTGCTCAAAATCGGCAAATACGGCCTGCCCATTCTCGGGATTGCCGCGTTTTTCTTCCTCTTTTCGAAAAATCAGCGAGTGCGGTACATCGGGATGACCCTGATGGGTATCGGGATGGTCTTCTTTGGTCTCGAACTGATGAAAAACGGGTTTAAACCGATTAAAACGCTGCCGGAATTCGAGGCCTGGTTCCACGCCTTCCAGGCAACCAGCTACCTCGGCATCATTAAATGCGCCATGGTCGGCATGATTCTGACCATGATTGTACAATCCTCTTCGGCCACACTGGGGATCACCATCGGCCTGGCCGCAACCGGGGTCATCGAATTCCGCACCGCCGCCGCGCTGGTGATGGGCGAAAATATCGGCACCACCGTCACCGCCCTGCTCGCCTCCATCGGCACGACCACCAACGCCAAACGCGCCGCCTATGCCCACTTCTTCTTTAATGTCATCGGCACCGCCTGGTTTATTGCCCTTTTCCCGGTGGCCATCGGCAGCCTTTCGCATTTGATTGCCGTAAAAACCGGATTCGACCCCACCACCGTGACCCTCACCGAACTTGCCAACACACTCTTTCCCGACGGTGACATTCAGGCCATTATCGCGGATGCCAATCTGGCCGATCCTCTGACCGATTCCGGAAAAGCAGTAGCCGGACGGTTTGATCAGCTGGTAACCGCCGGCATTGCCCTCACGCACACCACCTTCAATGTCGCCAATGTCCTGATCTTCCTGCCGCTTATCGGTTTTCTGGCTAAATTTGTCACCAAACTGGCCCCGGAAAAGGACACAAAGGAAGCCGCACACCTCACCTACCTCGATGTCCGCATGCTGGATACCCCGTCGCTCGGTATTGTGCAGTCGCAAGGCCAGCTTAACTTCATGGCCGACAGCGTGGAAGGCATGATGACCAAGCTGCGCACCTGTCTCGACAACGGCACAACGGAAAAACTGGAACGCAAAATCTTCGAGCGCGAAGAAATCCTCGATAATGTGCAGAAAGAAATCTTTCTCTTTCTCAGCAATATGGTGTCCGGTCAGGTTCCGATGGAAGTCACCAACACCGCAAATAAACAGATGCGGCTGGCCGACGAATATGAAAGTCTCTCCGATTACTCGACCAATGTCCTGAAAGGCCTGAAAAAACTCAAAGCAGGCAATCTTGACCTTGAAGGTTCCGCCAAGGAAAAACTGCTCATCCTCCACGACCGCGTCGCTGCCTATATCATCAAAGTAGACAAATTCATGAAAGACGATAATCCGGACGTGCTCACTTGGGCCAGCACGGAAGGCACGGCCATTTCAAAACTGATGAAAGAGATCCGTGCCGAACATATCGACCGCCTCCAGAAAGAAGAGGCCTCGCCCTACTTCAGTCTGGCCTACACCGATATTCTCAACTTCTACCGTCGTATGAAAGACCACGCCCTCAACATTGCGGAAGTGGTTAACAGCGAAACTTAA